AGTTATTGTGCCAATTTTTGAAGATACTAGACTCTATTTATGGAGACCAATCCATGGTTAGTGAAGATTGgattgaattcaaataaatcaaGATAACCCTTGTTTTGTGTAGATTTGGTCGGGGTTGCAATGCTGAGTATGGAAGGCCATATCTTCATCAGATTATGCTTTGATTAAATGTAATGTAATTACTATATTTAAGGAGTTTCTTTGTATACATTTAAACTTTATGTTAGCAAACCGTAATTGATATATGCTATAAGGCTTGTCTAGGTTATGTATGAGAGCATATTGGGagcatttttcattcattgAGGAATTGTTTTGTATGAGAGTGAAAATTGATCTGTAAACATCAAGTATTTACTGTTCAAGTTCTCAAGGAAAGGATTTGGAGGTACGTGTTCTAGTATTTAGGTACAAATGTGAGATCTTTATACTTGAGGAGTGATAAAATGTGATTCATTTGTTATTGTGGATTAAAATTTGTGGAATTACTCGCTGAGGTACACTCAACAATGTAGGGAAATCAAACTGCATAAATAAACCTTGGTGCTCTTTGCGTTTTTGTTTACACGATTTTTACAATGCCACGCTAAAGTGACCACTATAGTCAAgcactttatttaaaaattgagttattcATTAAACATCAACTCTAGGTAGCAACACTATTATATAGTTTCAATGAATGTGTTGGTTTTCTTTCATTGGTCTACTTATCCGATGTACTGAATGTTGACCATTTTagtttgaatgaaattttttttagacaAAAGAAATTAACTTATTAATCCTGTTAACACTAACTAATCGccacaaaattttaaagcaaaaagTATATTTATGAAGAATACATGTCTCCCTGTGTCAAGTTTCAACTTTCAACCCACTTTTTTTGTGGATTCCAAATTTGAAACAACAAACTCTTTATGTTCTCCCCGTTCTACTCAATTGGTTAACCTTTCTATTCTTGAATAAAGCACAAGCAAGAACATATTCTATGcgatggaaaagaaagaaacaaatgattgaaatgaaaaaacatATTCATGCACGAAAGAATCACATGACATACATATCCCATGatattgtttatatattatcttttaagtCAGCAAGAAAAGTAGTTTATATATCTTGAAATGTAATATGCCATGAATAGCATCGCCAATGTAACCATGCTGTCTAGGCCTAGACATCATATTACATCCTTGGTTCCCCCCAGTTCTTATGCTTCTTTGCCtgtaaagaatatataaaaacaaaaccgAATAAGAAATCATTTTTAGTTGCAGGTCCTGGTTGTTTTTTCAAATCAAGAGTCAGTATTAATGGCACGTTTCACAGCctgcaacaaagaaaagaacgAAAGATAGATTAAAGGAAATTCTGATGAAGATGATCAGAAAGAAATAAGGGTGAATTGATTAGAACAGGGAACTAAGAAAGGGTATTTTGATCTCATGTACTTGGAAAAATGATTGTGATGACTCCAGTTCGCTCAAAATCACGAGCTTAATCACTTCTGGCTGGTTTATAGAATGCATTCATGTTAATGCATGGTACATGCAGTACACTTCATATTCCTTTGCAAACCACTTTCATAGGCACTAGTCTTGGGAACACACCACCATTGTTTTCCCTTATACTTTGGCATCTGATGCAATTGGTCTGGGCATAGGTACTGGGATTGGGTTGTTACGTATTAGCAATGTATGATCTCTAGCCTGCCAAATCAAACcacaagaataaaaaaattccattaATCTGTATTATAAATAGTTATCATGTAGCAATTCATAGGATTAAATTTTcaccatgatttttaattattagaaGGCCGACTGTAATGATTAACAAACATGTAGCATGCTGTATATTGGCGGCAGCAGCTACTGTTGGCCTTAGGATCCCAATATCATAGACTGGTGTCATATCTGGTCGGAAGAGCCCGAAGTACCTCTCACATGTTGGCCCTGGCTTAAGATCTTCATTGAAAAGCGCAAAAATGTAGGTCTCAAAAGTTCGGTTTGGCATTAGGGGTGTTCCCACACCGGATGTTACATGCCGCATGAGATTGCCATTATATTCAGCTGCACTCTTTGCATCAACACCAAATTGGGTTGCATCCCCCATGGATGGCCAACCTGTTTCAGCTATGACAATCTCAAGATCATCAAATCCAAGGAGTTTCATAGCTGAAAAGACCGCATCCAACTGAGCATCCAACATATTTGTGTAAAAAAGCTGTGTGTTTTCATCGAACACTCCAGCATTTGGCTGGAACAGGGCATAATCAAGGGTATCTGGTGAGCAGTCAAAAAATGGATAGGGGTTTACCATAAACGGTGAATTGGAATCTCTTAGGAAGCTAAGCAATGGCTTGATTACATGTGTGTCATACCCTTGTCGAAATTTTCCTGTGGATGGTGGGCTTGAATTCGATAAAATGCCTAGAGAGTGAGGCGTCGAAACTTGGATTCGCCGGTCTAATGAAGCTGCAACAAGGGCTGTTTGGAGGGTTTCCATGGCTGTAACAAGACTTACTATTAACAACTTGTTTGCTGTAGATATTACCTCGTTGCCTACTAAAATACGGACTATATTGGTGGCTGGTGTGTGAGGTTGGATATAGTCTTCTACCCATTGTTGAGCGAAATTTAGCTTTGTAAGGTCAGGAATTTGGTCATTTGGAACACTTATTGTGACAGCAACCCCGGTGTGGGCAAAAGCTCTTAGAATTTCAGGATTTGCATCAAAAAGCCTTAC
The Gossypium raimondii isolate GPD5lz chromosome 8, ASM2569854v1, whole genome shotgun sequence DNA segment above includes these coding regions:
- the LOC105791084 gene encoding glucan endo-1,3-beta-glucosidase: MSKELISMLSSRLVAVISFFLALTLVKGFEGTIGVNYGTVANNLPPPAQVAHFLLESTVINRVRLFDANPEILRAFAHTGVAVTISVPNDQIPDLTKLNFAQQWVEDYIQPHTPATNIVRILVGNEVISTANKLLIVSLVTAMETLQTALVAASLDRRIQVSTPHSLGILSNSSPPSTGKFRQGYDTHVIKPLLSFLRDSNSPFMVNPYPFFDCSPDTLDYALFQPNAGVFDENTQLFYTNMLDAQLDAVFSAMKLLGFDDLEIVIAETGWPSMGDATQFGVDAKSAAEYNGNLMRHVTSGVGTPLMPNRTFETYIFALFNEDLKPGPTCERYFGLFRPDMTPVYDIGILRPTVAAAANIQHATCLLIITVGLLIIKNHG